In Gadus chalcogrammus isolate NIFS_2021 chromosome 1, NIFS_Gcha_1.0, whole genome shotgun sequence, one DNA window encodes the following:
- the LOC130388347 gene encoding transcription factor HES-2-like, whose product MTSSIAPEASQPLPARSTVAQRKQANELRKTLKPLLEKKRRARINDSLGSLKTLILPLVGKDNARYSKLEKADILEMTVRFLRELPSSPVKNSSDSYKEGYKACLDRVSALLPQTSMDQGACQRVNQFIQQSSSAPITPTCRNCCAQSSMALPQIQQRLMNLKSSLGHRAGLQSPNHNNHANNGVAPSRAPPAQQAASPDMWRPW is encoded by the exons ATGACTTCCAGCATCGCCCCAGAGGCCAGCCAACCTCTCCCTGCGCGGTCCACCGTGGCCCAGAGGAAACAAGCCAACGAACTGAGAAAG ACGCTCAAACCGTTGCTCGAAAAGAAAAGGCGCGCCCGAATCAACGACAGCCTCGGCAGTCTGAAGACCCTCATCCTGCCGCTGGTTGGAAAGGACAACGCGCGCTACTCCAAACTGGAGAAAGCCGACATCCTCGAGATGACCGTTCGTTTCCTCAGAGAGCTCCCCTCCAGCCCTGTCAAAA ATTCCTCTGACAGCTACAAAGAAGGCTACAAAGCGTGCCTGGACCGCGTGTCCGCTCTGCTGCCCCAAACCAGCATGGACCAAGGCGCGTGCCAGCGCGTCAACCAGTTCATCCAGCAGTCCTCCTCTGCCCCCATCACCCCGACCTGCAGGAACTGCTGCGCCCAGAGCTCCATGGCTCTCCCACAGATCCAACAGAGACTCATGAACCTCAAATCCAGCTTGGGCCACCGCGCTGGGCTCCAGTCCCCGAACCACAACAACCACGCCAACAACGGCGTGGCTCCCAGCAGAGCCCCGCCGGCCCAACAGGCAGCCAGCCCCGACATGTGGAGGCCCTGGTAG
- the LOC130388363 gene encoding transcription factor HES-2-like — translation MSPNMTCVNSHSFSPRLTVAKRKEALELRKTMKPLMEKRRRARINDSLDNLKSLIIPLTGKDKSRYSKLEKADILEMTVRFLGEIPMSGKKSTSDSYKEGYKACLDRVSALLPQTSMDQGACQRVNQFIQQSSSAPITPTCSNCCAQSSMALPQIQQRLMNLKSSLGPRAGLQSPNLNHRAQPAPQAASPDMWRPW, via the exons ATGTCTCCAAACATGACCTGCGTAAACAGCCACTCGTTCTCTCCACGGCTGACCGTGGCTAAGAGAAAGGAAGCGCTGGAGCTCAGAAAG ACCATGAAACCGTTGATGGAGAAACGCCGGCGCGCTCGCATCAACGACAGCCTGGATAACTTGAAGAGCCTTATCATCCCCCTTACGGGCAAAGAT AAGTCCCGCTACTCAAAGCTCGAGAAGGCAGACATCCTCGAGATGACTGTTCGGTTCCTCGGAGAGATCCCAATGAGCGGCAAAAAAA GTACCTCTGACAGCTACAAAGAAGGCTATAAAGCGTGCCTGGACCGCGTGTCCGCTCTGCTGCCCCAAACCAGCATGGACCAAGGCGCGTGCCAGCGCGTCAACCAGTTCATCCAGCAGTCCTCCTCTGCCCCCATCACCCCGACCTGCAGCAACTGCTGTGCCCAGAGCTCCATGGCTCTCCCCCAGATCCAGCAGAGACTCATGAACCTCAAATCCAGCTTGGGCCCCCGCGCGGGGCTCCAGTCCCCGAACCTCAACCACCGCGCCCAGCCGGCCCCACAAGCAGCCAGCCCCGACATGTGGAGGCCCTGGTAG